In the Flavobacterium pallidum genome, one interval contains:
- the thrC gene encoding threonine synthase: MKYYSLNRNAPNVSFQQAVIQGLAPDKGLYFPEKITSLTQNFFDNIESLSNEEIAFETIRQFVGNEIPESELKKIISETLCFDFPTVKVDDNVFSLELYHGPTMAFKDVGARFMARCLAYFNRNNPDLHNTVLVATSGDTGGAVASGFLGVKGVDVVILYPSGKVSDVQERQLTTLGQNITALEVDGVFDDCQDMVKQAFLDDDLKSRNLTSANSINIARWLPQMFYIFFAYKQLKKQNKPIILSCPSGNFGNICAGIMAKRLGLPIARFVASTNANDTVPRFLENGKYEPKPSKATISNAMDVGNPSNFIRIQELYHHDLAEFEKDFSSYSFTDEDTKSAMTSIYGKTGYIAEPHGAVGYLGLKKEMEKRPGSIGVFLETAHPIKFPENVEPLLGITLDIPEQIQSVLGKEKKSVKITSYSALKDFLMVQ, from the coding sequence ATGAAATATTACAGCTTAAACCGCAATGCGCCGAACGTTTCTTTTCAGCAAGCAGTGATTCAGGGACTTGCACCGGATAAAGGATTGTATTTCCCGGAAAAAATCACCTCTTTAACGCAAAACTTCTTCGATAATATTGAAAGTTTGTCAAACGAGGAAATTGCTTTCGAGACGATCAGGCAATTTGTAGGCAATGAGATTCCTGAAAGCGAACTGAAAAAAATCATTTCCGAAACCTTATGCTTTGATTTTCCCACTGTAAAAGTGGATGATAACGTCTTTTCGCTTGAGTTATACCACGGCCCGACAATGGCGTTCAAGGATGTGGGCGCACGTTTTATGGCACGCTGCCTGGCCTATTTCAACCGCAATAATCCTGATTTGCACAATACGGTTTTAGTCGCCACTTCGGGCGATACGGGTGGTGCAGTAGCGAGTGGCTTCCTGGGCGTAAAAGGTGTTGATGTGGTGATTTTATATCCATCCGGAAAAGTGAGCGATGTGCAGGAACGACAACTGACGACGTTAGGGCAGAATATTACCGCTTTGGAGGTCGACGGCGTTTTTGATGATTGCCAGGATATGGTGAAGCAGGCATTTTTGGATGACGATCTTAAATCCCGAAACCTGACTTCGGCAAATTCTATTAATATTGCACGCTGGCTGCCGCAGATGTTTTATATTTTCTTCGCTTACAAGCAATTGAAAAAACAAAACAAGCCGATTATCCTTTCGTGCCCAAGCGGGAATTTCGGGAATATTTGTGCAGGTATTATGGCGAAAAGATTGGGTTTACCGATAGCCCGTTTTGTAGCTTCAACAAATGCAAATGATACGGTACCAAGGTTTCTTGAAAATGGCAAGTATGAGCCGAAACCATCCAAAGCGACCATCTCAAACGCGATGGATGTCGGGAATCCGAGTAATTTCATACGGATCCAGGAATTGTATCATCATGATTTGGCGGAATTTGAAAAGGATTTTTCCTCGTACTCCTTTACAGATGAGGACACAAAATCAGCCATGACATCAATCTACGGAAAAACCGGTTATATTGCTGAACCGCATGGGGCCGTCGGATATCTTGGATTGAAAAAGGAAATGGAAAAGCGTCCGGGAAGCATCGGTGTATTTTTAGAAACTGCACATCCGATAAAGTTTCCTGAAAACGTGGAACCGCTTTTAGGCATTACGCTTGATATCCCGGAGCAGATTCAGAGCGTTTTGGGAAAAGAGAAAAAAAGTGTGAAAATCACTTCTTACAGCGCGCTTAAAGATTTTCTAATGGTTCAATAA